The following proteins are co-located in the Nonlabens ponticola genome:
- a CDS encoding ferritin-like domain-containing protein, with product MKTTREEAHELIHDTTVSKLNELLEKSYDAEKGFKHAIEKVDNDRLKEYFKQRAAQRSHFATELHQQLHQLNEEPSTTGSTAGDLHRSWMDIKAAFSSDNEESILEECIRGEKASVDEYKEILKSETLLAEVVPILENQWKQVENSLSTVKKLEDLQ from the coding sequence ATGAAAACGACAAGAGAAGAAGCACATGAATTGATTCACGATACGACCGTATCAAAATTGAATGAGCTTCTAGAAAAAAGCTATGATGCCGAGAAAGGCTTCAAACATGCCATTGAGAAAGTAGATAATGATCGATTGAAAGAATATTTCAAACAACGCGCTGCACAACGTAGCCATTTTGCTACCGAGCTTCATCAACAATTACATCAACTCAATGAAGAGCCATCAACTACAGGATCAACTGCAGGCGATTTGCATAGATCATGGATGGATATCAAGGCAGCATTTTCAAGCGATAATGAGGAAAGCATCCTTGAGGAATGTATTAGAGGTGAAAAAGCTAGCGTAGATGAATACAAGGAAATCCTTAAATCAGAAACCTTGCTGGCAGAAGTTGTTCCAATTCTTGAAAATCAATGGAAACAAGTTGAAAACAGTTTGAGCACCGTTAAGAAACTAGAGGATCTTCAATAG
- a CDS encoding DsbA family protein, with product MKLLYIYDALCGWCYGFSPVIEQFVKDKGLECEVISGGMITGDRVGPIGEVAAYISTAYKDVEQRSGVKFGKDFLDGTLADGSAIFTSLPAAIAMTIFREYKPEQQLSFASDIQKAIYYHGKKPLETQTYVELAEVVGIDAKEFEQKMTDDKYLEKAKQDFAISSQLQVTGFPTVFLLQENSAAPIARGYITLEQLENHYQQALQAFENAG from the coding sequence ATGAAATTACTATACATATATGACGCCCTATGCGGTTGGTGCTACGGTTTCTCACCTGTAATTGAGCAGTTTGTGAAAGATAAAGGTCTTGAATGCGAGGTCATTTCTGGTGGCATGATCACGGGCGATCGAGTAGGACCCATAGGTGAGGTCGCGGCTTACATCTCTACTGCATACAAGGATGTAGAGCAACGATCTGGAGTAAAATTTGGTAAAGATTTTCTAGATGGTACGCTAGCTGATGGCAGTGCAATTTTCACCAGTTTACCAGCAGCCATTGCGATGACAATTTTTAGAGAATACAAACCGGAACAGCAACTGTCCTTTGCGTCAGATATACAAAAGGCCATTTACTATCATGGCAAAAAGCCGTTAGAAACGCAGACCTATGTAGAGTTAGCAGAAGTCGTTGGCATTGATGCCAAGGAGTTTGAACAAAAAATGACTGACGATAAGTACCTAGAAAAGGCGAAACAAGACTTTGCTATCAGCTCTCAATTACAAGTCACTGGATTTCCTACCGTATTTCTTTTACAAGAAAATAGTGCTGCGCCTATCGCGAGAGGTTATATAACACTTGAACAATTAGAGAATCATTATCAGCAAGCGTTACAAGCCTTTGAAAATGCTGGATAA
- a CDS encoding response regulator has product MKSILIVEDEVMIANGIEKMLRKHGYTDVMIAIDYEEALETLEENKVDLVLLDVNLSDEKNGIDLAATIKKNYHIPFIFLTSYTDPATLSKLKQVKPIGYLAKPIDQATLTANIDIYFANESDESTLFSFTIGSSVYQIDLAHLCYVQADHVYVELHLIDETVVVRSSLQALIEMFPENRLARINRSIAVNPDGIEKIEKGMIQIKDHRLKLSKTYQEEFFHKYWDK; this is encoded by the coding sequence ATGAAGAGTATTTTGATAGTAGAGGATGAGGTGATGATTGCCAATGGTATAGAGAAAATGCTGCGCAAGCATGGTTATACTGATGTCATGATCGCTATTGATTATGAGGAAGCCCTAGAGACATTAGAAGAAAATAAAGTAGACCTAGTGTTGTTGGACGTCAATTTATCTGATGAGAAAAACGGCATTGACCTCGCCGCAACGATTAAGAAGAATTATCATATCCCATTTATTTTTCTTACCAGTTACACAGATCCTGCGACATTGAGTAAATTAAAGCAGGTTAAACCCATTGGCTATTTAGCAAAACCGATAGACCAGGCAACACTCACGGCAAATATTGATATCTATTTTGCCAACGAGAGCGATGAGTCAACGCTTTTCTCATTCACGATAGGTTCGAGTGTGTATCAAATAGATTTAGCTCATTTGTGCTATGTCCAGGCAGATCATGTCTATGTAGAGTTGCACTTAATTGATGAGACCGTCGTTGTACGATCATCGCTACAGGCCTTGATAGAAATGTTTCCTGAAAATAGACTGGCACGCATCAATCGCAGTATTGCCGTCAATCCTGATGGCATTGAGAAGATTGAGAAAGGCATGATTCAAATCAAGGATCATCGACTCAAACTCTCCAAAACCTATCAAGAGGAATTCTTCCATAAGTATTGGGATAAGTAG
- a CDS encoding energy transducer TonB has protein sequence MKLKYSRVAFFTFVYLITFLWSNAQSFSGTIFSERNIIAKNDQVNIDSIQNSRLGSYSQYKITDGYYKSTYLDQDTIPTYSYTFFKEDFKMYDDQSNRDFITYRDARESISSPKLKIYRDSVKQILGYNCYKIVKYYDKFTVTSYVAPSLSVSFKSFKGHKLSGWYTTLKKTQGAMVLQSTTEYEDYIETSTATQVIEQQLSKRDFTLPDDKPIAHKFEQVSESPELLPITEAQKWLYLKLLEKSKAQLKSGESYKSVVSIMIDNSGDVVDMNKIELGKPALDDLAVEIMKKCKFKFKPAVKDGAPVNYFSYFPITFSSSNFSNN, from the coding sequence TTGAAACTCAAATACAGTCGAGTAGCCTTTTTCACATTTGTCTACCTCATCACCTTTCTTTGGTCAAACGCTCAATCCTTTAGCGGCACCATTTTTTCTGAAAGGAACATTATTGCAAAGAATGATCAGGTAAATATCGATTCGATTCAAAATTCAAGGCTGGGCAGTTATTCACAATATAAGATCACAGATGGCTATTATAAATCAACTTATCTTGATCAGGATACAATCCCTACATATTCTTATACCTTTTTCAAAGAGGATTTCAAAATGTATGACGATCAATCCAACCGCGATTTCATCACTTATAGAGATGCGAGAGAATCAATATCATCACCCAAGCTCAAAATCTACAGAGATAGCGTCAAACAAATACTAGGATATAATTGCTATAAAATTGTGAAGTACTATGATAAGTTCACAGTGACCAGTTATGTAGCACCTTCCTTGAGTGTGTCCTTTAAATCATTTAAAGGACATAAGCTATCTGGCTGGTACACTACCTTAAAGAAGACTCAAGGCGCGATGGTTCTACAAAGCACAACAGAATATGAAGATTACATAGAGACAAGTACTGCAACTCAAGTGATTGAACAGCAATTATCTAAAAGAGATTTTACTCTACCTGACGATAAGCCTATCGCCCACAAATTTGAGCAGGTAAGTGAAAGTCCGGAACTATTACCAATTACAGAAGCGCAAAAATGGTTGTATCTCAAATTATTAGAGAAGAGCAAAGCGCAATTGAAATCAGGTGAATCTTACAAATCCGTGGTAAGCATCATGATTGATAACAGTGGTGATGTAGTGGACATGAATAAAATTGAGCTGGGCAAACCAGCACTGGACGACCTAGCTGTCGAGATCATGAAAAAATGTAAGTTTAAATTTAAACCTGCAGTGAAAGATGGTGCACCAGTCAATTACTTCTCTTATTTTCCAATAACGTTTAGTTCTAGTAATTTTTCGAATAATTAG
- a CDS encoding sensor histidine kinase has protein sequence MKVFPTILSFLLLWSCFKAIGQDKTAILPEDPLISQVKVIDSLSLTIDRSIAIDSINALLQDKSFQLAKTDLKILKLKLLVDVALYDEAILLSIELLEKSTIEPEQQVKVLLQRALVYEIQEEMVLSKKDLNRVERIYENGELDRNEDYGEFLYRSASWYRVNDRHNEARRLAMGAFNYGKQFDYKNVTATSLLVLGLITPSDSVQKMREYFTKSLQEYKRHGDEQGIRNMYYLLASSYMMDDQVEMARTYNDSINKEYTFGQSYVMSSVYKQQSEIEEQLGMQQQALESYKLYKLSDDEYKQRARDIRTKELEYQFAVEETVLRNQKLQEQLDDRDRSFNRLLLLLGFLIIFLLLTGLFLFWIYRKNNKIKEQNDSISAINLDLSKTIKRKDFLLKEVNHRVKNNLAFIQSLIGFQIDEATQQETTRNLTGLNNRIQAMSIVHERLIHRTDVASGDTVKIKSYLDDMIDALLQMSNKKVQSSTDFEDFEVNAQTALPLGIIMNELITNSLKHAQPIDNKLKIHVTVTDFEEYVVLTYRDNGVEFLEKQSEDHLGLFIVRSMARQLKGKVQREQSSFVIRLKKKSFR, from the coding sequence ATGAAAGTCTTTCCTACGATTTTGAGTTTTTTGCTATTGTGGTCTTGCTTTAAAGCAATAGGTCAAGATAAAACAGCCATATTACCAGAAGATCCACTGATTTCTCAAGTCAAGGTAATAGATAGTTTGTCTCTAACCATTGATAGAAGTATAGCCATTGATAGTATCAATGCATTATTGCAGGATAAATCATTCCAGCTAGCCAAAACAGATCTCAAAATCCTAAAGCTAAAATTGCTGGTCGATGTCGCGCTTTATGATGAGGCCATTTTACTCTCGATTGAGCTATTAGAAAAATCGACCATCGAGCCTGAACAACAGGTTAAGGTGTTGCTTCAACGAGCACTAGTGTATGAGATTCAAGAGGAGATGGTTCTAAGTAAAAAAGATCTCAATCGTGTTGAACGTATCTATGAAAACGGCGAGTTGGATAGAAATGAAGATTATGGTGAGTTTCTATACCGATCAGCATCCTGGTATCGAGTCAATGACCGACATAATGAGGCACGTCGTCTGGCCATGGGAGCGTTTAATTATGGAAAGCAGTTTGACTACAAGAATGTTACCGCAACCTCCTTATTGGTATTAGGACTTATAACACCATCAGATTCCGTACAGAAGATGCGTGAATATTTTACAAAAAGCTTACAAGAATATAAACGACATGGAGACGAGCAAGGAATAAGAAATATGTACTATCTATTGGCATCTTCATACATGATGGATGATCAGGTTGAGATGGCTCGCACATACAATGATTCCATTAATAAGGAATACACTTTTGGTCAAAGTTATGTGATGTCATCTGTTTATAAACAGCAGAGTGAGATCGAGGAACAATTAGGAATGCAGCAACAGGCTTTAGAGAGTTATAAGCTCTATAAGTTAAGCGATGACGAGTACAAACAGCGCGCGCGTGACATTAGAACTAAAGAATTAGAATATCAATTTGCGGTAGAAGAAACCGTGTTACGGAATCAAAAACTACAGGAACAATTAGACGATAGAGATCGATCTTTTAATCGTTTGTTGCTGCTGTTGGGTTTCTTAATTATATTCTTATTGCTTACAGGATTGTTTCTTTTCTGGATTTATCGCAAGAACAATAAAATAAAGGAACAAAATGATAGTATATCTGCTATCAATCTCGACCTCTCTAAAACAATTAAGCGCAAGGATTTTTTGCTTAAAGAAGTCAATCACCGCGTTAAAAATAATCTTGCCTTCATTCAGAGCCTGATTGGTTTCCAGATCGATGAGGCAACCCAACAAGAGACAACACGCAACTTAACAGGATTGAACAATAGGATACAAGCCATGTCCATCGTTCACGAGCGGTTGATTCATCGTACTGATGTTGCCTCTGGTGATACCGTTAAAATAAAATCCTATCTAGACGACATGATAGATGCCTTATTGCAAATGAGCAATAAGAAAGTACAGTCCAGTACGGATTTTGAGGATTTTGAAGTCAATGCTCAAACTGCCTTACCTTTAGGCATCATTATGAATGAGCTTATAACCAATTCTTTAAAACACGCCCAGCCCATTGACAATAAACTCAAGATCCATGTCACCGTCACAGATTTTGAGGAGTACGTGGTATTGACTTACCGCGATAATGGTGTCGAGTTTTTGGAGAAACAGTCAGAAGATCATCTAGGACTATTTATAGTGCGCAGTATGGCTAGACAATTGAAGGGAAAAGTGCAGCGAGAACAATCCTCTTTTGTGATACGTCTCAAGAAAAAAAGTTTTAGGTGA